Below is a window of Pseudodesulfovibrio sp. 5S69 DNA.
AGCGGGGACTCGACCTCCAGCAGGGCGTCCAGCGCGTTGCGGAAGAGGTTGATCAGGACCTGCTCCATACGCATGCGATCGCCCCGGATGAAGACCGGCTGGCCGGGCATGGACAGCTTGAGGTCGCAGTTCTCGACCAGGAACTGGTGTTTCATCAGGTTGACCGCCTCCTTGATGGCCAGGCGCAGGTCGAATTCGATGTCCTTGTCCGTGGTCCGCCGCGCGAACGACTTGAGCTGGCCCGTAACCTTGGCCATGCGGTCGCCCAGTTCCGAGACCTTGACCAGGGTCGGGTCCAGGTCGTCGAGCTTCAAGCGCTTGAGCATCAACCGGCAGGAGGCCACGTAGGTCTTGGTGGCCGCGATGGGCTGGTTGAGTTCGTGGGCGATGGCCGTGGCCATCTCGCCCAGGGCGGCCAGCTTGCCCGCCTGGACCAGCTCCTCCTGGGCCGAGCGCAGCTCGTGCTCGGTGCGCTTGCGCTCCTCGACCTCCTGGGCCAGTTGGCGGTTGATGTCCCGGATGCGGTTGGCCTCGGCCGCCTGCTGCCGGGAGAGCTGCCGCTGGCGGCGCTCGCGCAGGAACAGGCGGGTCAGCACGGCCAGGCCGAGGAGCACGAAGGTGGTCAGGGAGACGCCCAGCGTCCGCTCCCAGAGCGGACCCTGCGGCGTGAGATAGCTGATCTTCCAGTCCGTGCCGGGAATGCCGCGGGTATTCAGCAGGAACCGCTCGGTGCCGATGGTCGCCTCCCGGACGAAGCCGAAGCGGGTCCGGGTGTGCCAGGCCAGGTGCTTGAGCTGGTACTTGGGGTAGTGCTCGCGGTCGTGGATCTCCTGGAGCATGCCCGCGTCGAGGGGCGTCAGGGTCATGTACTTCCAGGACGGGCGGCTGGTCAGGACGATGACCCCGTTGGAGTCGGTCACCAGCAGGGTCTCGCCGCCCTCCTTCCAGAGGTGCTCCAGGGGGGAGAGGGCGATCTTGGCCACGGCCACGCCGATGACCTTGCCCTTGTCCTTGATGGGGTGCGAGATGTAGATGCCCGGCTCGCCCCGGGTGATGCCCACCCCGAAGAAGGTCCCCTGGCGGCCCGCCATGGCGTCCTTGAAATAGGGCCGGAAACCGAGGTCCAGGCCGATGAAGGCATTGGGGCGGTCCCAGTTGGAGGCCGCCTTGACGATGCCGTCCGTGCCGATGATGTAGACCACGGACGACTCGGCGATGGTGTTCACGCGTTTGAGGAAGCGGTTGATGGGTACGTCCTCGCCGCCCTTGGTCAGGAAGGCGGTGACCATGCCGTTCTCGGAGATGAGGTAGGGCAGGTACTCGTACTTGCGCAACTCGGAGTCCAGCGTCATCTCGTACAGGGTCAGCCGCTCGTCCGAGACCCGTTCCAGGTCCTGGAGGTAGTCGTACTGCACCAGCAAGCCGACGATGAACGGCAGGCCGATGAGCAGGAAGATGCCCAGCGTCACGGCCGGGGTGTTGAATCGGGTCTCGTTGAAGGCTTTCATGCTGCTTCTATCCGTATCCCCGCGTCCGCGGGGGGTGGGTCTGTTTCGGTCCGCTTTTCAGCAATAGGCGGAAATCCGCCGATCGGGCAAGGGCAAATGCGGCGGTCCGTTGCCCTGCATTTTGTCAACCATGCGGAATCATAACTATTGTTGAAAAAATGGAGCGGCGTCATGCCCCGATTCTAGCAAATAGGATACCGCCGGGCGGTCCGGGACCGATGTTTTCCGGGATCAGTGCGGGAAATTGTCGGTGTAGGCCACGGTCCGGTCGGGCAGGAACCAGATGCAGGCGCTGCCCGGCGAGTATGTCTTGAGGAAGGCGGCACCCTTGGCCGGGCCCATGATGAACAGGGTGGTGGCCAGGGCGTCGGCCTGCTCGGCGGTGTCGGCGATGACCGTCACGCCGATGGATTTGTGGGCCGAGTCCATGGTCGCGGGGTCGATGATGTGGTGGCGCTCGATGGGGCCGCCCTGCTTGTCCGGGGTGACGAACTGGCGGTAGTCGCCCGAGCCGCACACGCCCTTGTCGCGGATGGTGACGGTCTGGAACACGGCGTCGTTGCGCGGGTGGCGGACGCCCACGTGCCAGTCGCGGTCGCCGAAGCAGCGGAAGTCGCCGCCCGCCTCGACGATGCCGGACGGCACGCCGTGCTTTTGCAGCAGGGCCACGGCCTCGTCCACGATGGACCCCTTGGCGATGCCGCCGAGGTCCAGGGCCATGCCCTCCTTCTTGAGCCGCACCCGGTCCCCGGCCGGGTCCATGAGAACCATGCGGTAGTCCACCAGCCCGGACTTGGACCGGGCCACGGACTCGTCCATGGCGTAGTAGAAAGGCGAGGTGGTCAGGGCCCCCACGGTGGGATCGAAGACCCCGCCCGTGGCCGCGCTGAAGGCGAGCGTTCGGTCGAGCAGGGCGAAGGCGCGCGGCGTGGCCTTGATCCAGGCATGCCCGGCCGCGCGGTTGATCCGGCCGATGGAGCCGCGCGGGTTGCGGTGGTCGAAGTCCTGCTGCAGGGCGCGCATGGCGGTCATGGTCCGGCGGGCCGCCAACTCGGCGGACTTGCGGCTCGGGGCCTCGATGGTCAGCTTGACCACGGTGCCCATGGCCACGTCGGTGAAGCGGTAGAGCCCGTCCTGGTGGGCCTCCATGCGCAGGGTCGGCGACAGGCTGAAGACCAGCAGCAGGCCGAGGACCCCGGCGGCCAGCCCGGTGGCGGTCCAGACCATGCCGCGCCCCCAGTGGAGCTGGTCGCGGAAGACGAAGGCCAGCAGGGGCAGGCAGCAGAGCGCGCCGATCAGGGCCGCGACCTTCAGGCCCGGCACCGGGGAGTGCAGGGTGTGGACCACGGCCCCGCCCAGCAGCGGCCCCAGCAGGAAGCCGAGTCCGGAGGCGAGGTTGGCCGCGCCGAAGACCGCGCCCTGTTTGCGGCTCAGGGTGGAGGCGAAGAACATGGAGGCCGGGATGGACAGGGCCGCGCCCAGCCCGAGGAGCACGCCGAAGGCGGCGAACTCCCAGAGCAAGCGGCATTCGCCCAGGGCGTAGAGCGCCCCGGCGCTGACGAGCATGCCCAGTACCACGCGGTCCGTGTCCGGGCTCTTGTTGCCGAACCGTCCGGAGAGCAGCAACCCCAGGAAAGTGGCCAGGCCCGGCGCGGCGAAGGTGGCCGCGACGACCGGTCCGTGGCGGCCGAGCACGTCGGCCAGGACGATGGGATAGAAGGCGGTGGTCAACCCGATGCCCAGGCTGCGCCCGCCGATGGCCAGGAGCAGGGACGCGGCGCGGCCTTTGGACTGGGCGGGCCGGGCCTTGGGCGAGGGCGGACGGCTGGTGGTCGCCTCGCCCGGCAGGAGCAGGAACGTGGCGGCCAGGGCCAGCCCCAGGCAGACGGACAGGCCGATCAGGACCGGCCCCATGGCCCCGGTGGTGTAGAGCAGGCTGCCGAGGATGGGCCCGACAAAGGCGGCCGCGTTGAACAGGGCCGCGTTGACCGCAAACCGGCGGGACAGGGCCGGACCGTCGGCCGATCCTCCCAGGGCGGCCAGGCCCACGGGCCGGACCAGGCCGGTGACGATCCCCATGGCCACCTGGATCGCGTACAGGGCGGTCAGGCCGGGGGACAGGAAATAAGCCAGGGGGATGACGCAGCCCGCGGCTGAGGCCAGGACCAGGACCGGCTTGGGGCCGAAGCGGTCGGCGGCCATGCCGGACAGGGGCGAGACCAGGAGCTTGGCCAGGTAGTACCCGGCGAAGGCGGTGCCGAGCCACGCGCCGCTGACCCGTTCGTCCAGGCTGAGCAGCGGGATGGTGAAGGCGAACAGGCCCATCCCCAGGGAGGTGAAGAGTCCGCCGGTCAGGACGGCGGCGAGGGTGCGGTTGCTTCCGGTGGCGGCCATGGCGCGGTCAGTGGATGAACTGCTCGTTGAAGATGCGCTCCTCCAGGGAGTGGTCCGGGGCGAAGAGGATGCGCGCCGGGCGCGAGTGGTCCTCGTGGACCATGATGTGGGCCACGTCGCGCACCTCCAGGAAGTCGGCGGTGGCGCTGACCGGCCTTAGCCCCGGCCAGAGGATGTCGAACTCCACCTCGGCGGTGTTGGGCAGCAGGGCCCCGTTCCAGCGCCGCGGACGGAAGGGGCAGATGGGGGTCAGGGCCATGACGTTGGAGCCCAGCGGGATGATCGGACCGTGGGCGGACAGGTTGTAGGCCGTGGAACCCGCCGGGGTGGCGACCATGACCCCGTCGCAGACCAGGTTGTCCAGCCGTTTCCTGCCGTTGATGAACAGACGGATGTGGGCCGACTGCTGAGAGGTGCGCAGCATGGCCACCTCGTTGAAGGCCAGGGCCGAGATGCGGTCGCCGTCGATGGTCGTGGCGGTCATGGACAGCGGGTTCAGGAGGTGCTCCTGGGCCGCGTTGATGCGCTCAATGAGGTTGTCCGGGGTGAACTGGTTGAGCAAAAAGCCGATGGTCCCGCAGTTCATGCCGTAGATGGGCAACCCCCGGTCCAGGAACTCGTGCACGGTGCGGAGCATGAACCCGTCTCCGCCCAGGGCCACCAGGGCGTCGGCCTCGTCGATGGGGACCAGCGGGCAGCGGGCCTCCAGGGCGGCGAGCCGTTCCCGTGCGGTGGGGGTTTCCGAGGCGACGCAGGCGATGCGGCGGATTGTGGTTTCCATGGCGTGACCCTTTCTGTTGCGCAGGTTCTTTGCAGGTCCAACTACCCTGCATGGCCCGTGCCGTAAAGAGGGCGCACCCGCTTTTCGGATTCCGGAACGCGAAAAGGCCGCGCGACGCATCACGCGCCGCGCGGCCCCCAAAGAGGAGGAATGTCGGATTAGATGGGTTCGTCGCGGTGGCAGTCCTTGGAGTAGATGTACTCCATGCGCTCGCGGCCGATGCCGTAGCAGGCCTGCTTGCAGAAGGGGGCGATCCAGATGAAGTCGCCGGACTGGACGGGCAGCCATTTCTCGTCGAGCAGGTAGAGCCCCTCGCCCTGGTAGATGTACATGCCGTGCTCCTGCACGTGGGTTTCCACGAACGGGTGGCAGCCGCCGGGCAGGAAGGCCAGGGTATGGAAGTTCATGTCGAATGCCTGGTCCACGGGCAAGAGATCGCGCACGAACACGTTCTCCATGGAGTCGTACAGGCTCTCGTCCATGTCGCGGATGGAGCCGGTGACCGTCCACGGGACCTGGACCGCCGGGTCCGGGTGGGGGATGAAGCGCTGCTTGTAGAGCAGAATCTCCACCGGCGCATCGCCCGTTGACGCGAAGGAGACGCCCTTGCCCGGAGGCGCGTAGATGTATCCTCCGGCGGACAGGGTCTCTGACTTGCCGCCCACGGTGACCTTGAGCGAGCCCTGGCCGGACATGACGAAGAGGAACGCCTCGACGTCCTCGGCCTTGCCGTAGGGCATGGTCGTCTTGCCCTCGGTCGACACGGTGCCGACCATCTGCACGAAGTTGGCCCCGAGCTTGGGCGAGGCCACGATGGACAGGGCGCAGCCCTCGATGCCGGGGATGACGTTGAAGACCCGGCCCTCGGTGGTGATGACCGCGTACTTGCCGGGCACGTACTCGGAACGGTTTTTCAGGAAGCCTTCGGGATAAGGCATGGTGGTTGTCCTTGTTGCGTTCGGCCTGCTTGGTTCATGGCCGGGGCGCGGAGGAGAGGTCGTTTCCCCCCGCGCCCCGGTAGGGGGAGGTGTACTACTTTCCGAACTTGTCGCGCCAGATTTTTCCGGTCTTTTCCATGTCCGAATCCGCCCAGGTGCGGCGCATGCGGTTCAGGGTGGGCATGCCCAGGGAGAATTCCTGGAGCCAGTTGCGGGCGAAGACGCCGCGCTCGGTCTCCTCGAAGATCTCCTCCATGGCCTGCTCGTTGATCACGCGCGGGCCGCTGTGGCGCACGGCGAACTCGCAGGTCCGGCTGGCCCGGGAGGTCAGGTAGGCCTCGATGCCCACGGCGTCGATGTCGTCGATGATCGAGCGGATGGAGCGGATGGCCTTGGCGTAGGCAAAGGAACGGGGGTAGCCGTTCTTGACCATGATGTTGAACATGGTCCGCATGAGGTGGATGGTCCCGCCGTACAGGACCTGCTCCTCGTAGTTGTCGCCCTCGGTCTCGTGCTGGAAGGTCATGTCCACCACGCCCACGCGGGTGGAGCCAACGGCCTTGGAGATGGCCAGGGCGGTCTCCTTCGCATGGCCGCTGACGTCCTGGTCCACGGACACGCAGCCCCAGATGCCGGAGCCGTCCTTGTACTTCTGGCGGGTCACCGGGCCGGGGCCGTTGGGCACGAACAGGACCACGTCCACGTCCTTGGGGGGCTTGATGGTCCCGTAAAGGATGGCGAAGCCGTGGGCGAAGCTCAGGGTCTGGCCGGGTTTCAGATGCTTGTGGATGGACTCGTAGTACACGGACGGCTGGGCCGGGTCCTGGAGCAGGATGTGGACGATGTCCGCCTTGTCCACGGCCTCCTCGATGGAGTAGACCGTAAAGCCGTCGGCCTCGGCCTTGTCCCAACTGGAGTGGCGGGTGCGGTCGCCCGCGCCCACGATGATCTTCACGCCGGACTCGCGCATGTTCATGGATTGGGCGCGGCCCTGGCTGCCGTAGCCGATGATGGCCACGGTCTTGCCGTCCAGCACGGACAGGTCCACGTCTTCGTCACGGTAGATTTTTTCGAATTCGATGTCGCTCATGGTTATTCCCTTTTTCTCTCTGTCTTGATCGGTGCGGTGGACGCCTAGGCGTATTCCACGCCTTCCGGATCGTTGCAGGTCTTGACGATGCAGTTCAGGAGCACGTCGGCTCCGGCCGCGCAGTCCGCCCAGGAAGTCTCCTCCACCTCGGCATGGCTCCGGCCGCCGATACTGGGCACGAAGATCATGGCGCTGGGCGCGAACTGGTTGATGTACACGGTGTCGTGGGACGCGCCCGAGACCATGTCCAGGGCGGGCAGGCCGAGCTCCAGGGCGGTCTCGCGGATCATGGAGACCAGTCCCGCATTGAAGGGCGCGCGCTCCACTTCCCAGGTCCGTTTGATGTCCACGTCGGTCCCGCTGACCTCGGCGTGGGTGCGGACGGCCTTTTCGATGTCCGCGCAGACGCGGTCGGTCTCGGTCTCGTCCCAGCCGCGCACGTCGATGGTGAAGTGCAGGTTCCCGGCGATGACGTTGCGCGAGTTGGGAGAGGGATGGACCTCGCCCACCGTGGCCACCACGTTGTCCGAGGCCAGGCCGATCTCGAAGATCTCCGAGGCCATGCGGGCGAAGGCGTAGACCGCGTCCTTGCGCTCGTTCATGGGCGTGGGCCCGGCGTGGTTGGGCACCCCGGTTATCTCCACGTCGTACCAGCGCAGGCAGACGATGCCCTTGGGCACGCCGATGGTCTTCTCCCGGCGTTCCAGGACCGGTCCCTGCTCGATGTGGTACTCGAAGTTGGCGTGCAGCGGCCTGGGGTCGAAGTCGGTTTCGCCCTTGTAGCCGATGCGCTCAAGCTCCCCGCCGAAGGTCAGCCCCTCGCGGTCGGTCAGGGCATACATGGCCTCGCGGTCGAGCTTGCCCGCGAACACGCCGGAGCCGGTGGTGCCCGGAGTGAAGCGGCTGCCCTCCTCGTTGGTCCAGTTGACCACGATGAGGTCGCGTTCAAGGGTCACGCCCGCGTCGTTCAGGGCGCAGACCGCCTCCAGCCCGCCGATGATGCCGAGGATGCCGTCGAAGCGGCCGCCCTGCGGCTGGGAGTCGCAGTGGGAGCCGGTCAGGACCGGCGGCAGGCCGCGGTTCCTGCCCGGCCGGACAAAGAACATGTTGCCCATGCGGTCGATCTTGGTCTCGCAGCCCGCGGCCTCGAACCATTCTCTGAGCTGGTTGCGGGCGTCCCGGTCCTCGTCGCTCAGGGCCAGGCGGGTCACGCCGCCCCGTTTTGTCGCCCCGAAGGCGGCGATCTCGGTCAGGAACCGCTCGAGCCGCGCGGGGTCGGTTTTCAGTGTCGCCATGG
It encodes the following:
- a CDS encoding NAD kinase translates to METTIRRIACVASETPTARERLAALEARCPLVPIDEADALVALGGDGFMLRTVHEFLDRGLPIYGMNCGTIGFLLNQFTPDNLIERINAAQEHLLNPLSMTATTIDGDRISALAFNEVAMLRTSQQSAHIRLFINGRKRLDNLVCDGVMVATPAGSTAYNLSAHGPIIPLGSNVMALTPICPFRPRRWNGALLPNTAEVEFDILWPGLRPVSATADFLEVRDVAHIMVHEDHSRPARILFAPDHSLEERIFNEQFIH
- the ilvC gene encoding ketol-acid reductoisomerase, with translation MSDIEFEKIYRDEDVDLSVLDGKTVAIIGYGSQGRAQSMNMRESGVKIIVGAGDRTRHSSWDKAEADGFTVYSIEEAVDKADIVHILLQDPAQPSVYYESIHKHLKPGQTLSFAHGFAILYGTIKPPKDVDVVLFVPNGPGPVTRQKYKDGSGIWGCVSVDQDVSGHAKETALAISKAVGSTRVGVVDMTFQHETEGDNYEEQVLYGGTIHLMRTMFNIMVKNGYPRSFAYAKAIRSIRSIIDDIDAVGIEAYLTSRASRTCEFAVRHSGPRVINEQAMEEIFEETERGVFARNWLQEFSLGMPTLNRMRRTWADSDMEKTGKIWRDKFGK
- a CDS encoding MFS transporter, with the translated sequence MAATGSNRTLAAVLTGGLFTSLGMGLFAFTIPLLSLDERVSGAWLGTAFAGYYLAKLLVSPLSGMAADRFGPKPVLVLASAAGCVIPLAYFLSPGLTALYAIQVAMGIVTGLVRPVGLAALGGSADGPALSRRFAVNAALFNAAAFVGPILGSLLYTTGAMGPVLIGLSVCLGLALAATFLLLPGEATTSRPPSPKARPAQSKGRAASLLLAIGGRSLGIGLTTAFYPIVLADVLGRHGPVVAATFAAPGLATFLGLLLSGRFGNKSPDTDRVVLGMLVSAGALYALGECRLLWEFAAFGVLLGLGAALSIPASMFFASTLSRKQGAVFGAANLASGLGFLLGPLLGGAVVHTLHSPVPGLKVAALIGALCCLPLLAFVFRDQLHWGRGMVWTATGLAAGVLGLLLVFSLSPTLRMEAHQDGLYRFTDVAMGTVVKLTIEAPSRKSAELAARRTMTAMRALQQDFDHRNPRGSIGRINRAAGHAWIKATPRAFALLDRTLAFSAATGGVFDPTVGALTTSPFYYAMDESVARSKSGLVDYRMVLMDPAGDRVRLKKEGMALDLGGIAKGSIVDEAVALLQKHGVPSGIVEAGGDFRCFGDRDWHVGVRHPRNDAVFQTVTIRDKGVCGSGDYRQFVTPDKQGGPIERHHIIDPATMDSAHKSIGVTVIADTAEQADALATTLFIMGPAKGAAFLKTYSPGSACIWFLPDRTVAYTDNFPH
- a CDS encoding sensor histidine kinase, translating into MKAFNETRFNTPAVTLGIFLLIGLPFIVGLLVQYDYLQDLERVSDERLTLYEMTLDSELRKYEYLPYLISENGMVTAFLTKGGEDVPINRFLKRVNTIAESSVVYIIGTDGIVKAASNWDRPNAFIGLDLGFRPYFKDAMAGRQGTFFGVGITRGEPGIYISHPIKDKGKVIGVAVAKIALSPLEHLWKEGGETLLVTDSNGVIVLTSRPSWKYMTLTPLDAGMLQEIHDREHYPKYQLKHLAWHTRTRFGFVREATIGTERFLLNTRGIPGTDWKISYLTPQGPLWERTLGVSLTTFVLLGLAVLTRLFLRERRQRQLSRQQAAEANRIRDINRQLAQEVEERKRTEHELRSAQEELVQAGKLAALGEMATAIAHELNQPIAATKTYVASCRLMLKRLKLDDLDPTLVKVSELGDRMAKVTGQLKSFARRTTDKDIEFDLRLAIKEAVNLMKHQFLVENCDLKLSMPGQPVFIRGDRMRMEQVLINLFRNALDALLEVESPLIGVRLSVEGDKATIHVWDNGPGIAEEVGKKIFEPFVTTKKEGIGVGLGLSISYKIVKDMKGDFRVANRDPRGAEFFVHIPLSKQKQDKNKS
- the allE gene encoding (S)-ureidoglycine aminohydrolase, whose amino-acid sequence is MPYPEGFLKNRSEYVPGKYAVITTEGRVFNVIPGIEGCALSIVASPKLGANFVQMVGTVSTEGKTTMPYGKAEDVEAFLFVMSGQGSLKVTVGGKSETLSAGGYIYAPPGKGVSFASTGDAPVEILLYKQRFIPHPDPAVQVPWTVTGSIRDMDESLYDSMENVFVRDLLPVDQAFDMNFHTLAFLPGGCHPFVETHVQEHGMYIYQGEGLYLLDEKWLPVQSGDFIWIAPFCKQACYGIGRERMEYIYSKDCHRDEPI
- a CDS encoding Zn-dependent hydrolase, which codes for MTMATLKTDPARLERFLTEIAAFGATKRGGVTRLALSDEDRDARNQLREWFEAAGCETKIDRMGNMFFVRPGRNRGLPPVLTGSHCDSQPQGGRFDGILGIIGGLEAVCALNDAGVTLERDLIVVNWTNEEGSRFTPGTTGSGVFAGKLDREAMYALTDREGLTFGGELERIGYKGETDFDPRPLHANFEYHIEQGPVLERREKTIGVPKGIVCLRWYDVEITGVPNHAGPTPMNERKDAVYAFARMASEIFEIGLASDNVVATVGEVHPSPNSRNVIAGNLHFTIDVRGWDETETDRVCADIEKAVRTHAEVSGTDVDIKRTWEVERAPFNAGLVSMIRETALELGLPALDMVSGASHDTVYINQFAPSAMIFVPSIGGRSHAEVEETSWADCAAGADVLLNCIVKTCNDPEGVEYA